The genomic region TCCTCGGCGCTCTTGAACGTGCCGTCGTCGTTCAGGATCGTCGGGACGGGAACGTTCGAGGCGCCGGGGACGTGCCCGCCGCGCTGGGCGGTCTCCTGCAGCCCTTCGGGCGCGAGGATCTCGCCGGTGAACTCCTCGGGCGATCGGACGTCCACGAGCGGCAGGCCCTGCTCGATCGCGGTGTCGACGTCGTCCCTGTACGCGCGGATCGACTCGAAGGGGCCCCGGGCGTTGTACTCCTGCGGGGAGAAGTCGGGTTCCTCCTCGGTCAACGGGTAGTCGTTTGCGACCCAGTACTCCTTGCCGCCGTTCAGGACGCGGGCGTCCTCGTGGCCGTAGTACTTCGCCTGCCAGTAGGCGAAGATCGCGAACCAGTTGGGGACGCGCCCGCCGCCGTAGAACACTATCGTACTGTCCTCGGTGATCCCCGCCTCGCCCATCGTCTCCTCGAAGGCCTCTTTCGAGAGGATGTCGCGGGTCTGCTGGTTGGTGAAGTCCTCCTCCCAGTCGAAGAAAATCGCGCCCGGCGCGTGGCCCTCCTCGTACGATGTGTACTCCGAGTCAGCAGTTACAGTCGGGTTGTTCACCTCGAGCAGTCGGTACTCGGGGTCGTCGCTCTGGAACTCGTCCAGATGATCCTCCACCCAATCCGCACTCACGAGCACGTCGGTATCATAATCGCTCATACGGGTCGCCCTACGACCCCCACCCTATCAGGTCTTATGGCGGCGGCCGGATACGTCGGTTCACCCTGAAAGACGCAATATTTGTCCCTACCGATCGCCGTTTGCGGCCTCGACGGCCCGGACCGCGGCGACGTTCTCGGCCACGTCGTGGACCCGGACGATGTCCGCGCCGCGCTCGGTCGCGAGGGTCGTTCCGGCAACGGTTGCCGCCGTTCGGTTTTCCGCCTCGCGGTCGATCCGATCGAACATCGACTTCTGCGAGTGGCCGATCAACACCGGACAGCCCAGCGCGTGGAACTCGTCGGCCCGGCCGAGGATATCGAAGCTTTCAGCGGAGTTCTTCGCGA from Halalkalicoccus sp. NIPERK01 harbors:
- a CDS encoding sulfurtransferase, which encodes MSDYDTDVLVSADWVEDHLDEFQSDDPEYRLLEVNNPTVTADSEYTSYEEGHAPGAIFFDWEEDFTNQQTRDILSKEAFEETMGEAGITEDSTIVFYGGGRVPNWFAIFAYWQAKYYGHEDARVLNGGKEYWVANDYPLTEEEPDFSPQEYNARGPFESIRAYRDDVDTAIEQGLPLVDVRSPEEFTGEILAPEGLQETAQRGGHVPGASNVPVPTILNDDGTFKSAEELRELYAEKGIDGEESTIAYCRVGERSSIEWFALRELLGFEDVRNYDGSWTEWGSMIRTPIETGDGQ